One Marinilabiliales bacterium genomic window, GGTACCGCCTGCTGCCCTCCTGATCGCGCCTGTTGCCGCCCGGCGCTTCCCTGCTCCGGCCTGGGCCCTTCATCACTCTTTTTGAGCCTGCCCGACTCTCTCAGTGCACGGTTTATTATCCACTCAATCTGCCCGTTCACGCTGCGGAACTCATCGGCCGCCCACTTTTCGAGGGCGTTCATCATCTCGGGGCTCAACCTCAGTACAAATGGCT contains:
- a CDS encoding Arc family DNA-binding protein; the protein is MSKKKPFVLRLSPEMMNALEKWAADEFRSVNGQIEWIINRALRESGRLKKSDEGPRPEQGSAGRQQARSGGQQAVPGREEGEGPDSVKKNNN